In Solenopsis invicta isolate M01_SB chromosome 13, UNIL_Sinv_3.0, whole genome shotgun sequence, one DNA window encodes the following:
- the LOC105193800 gene encoding probable multidrug resistance-associated protein lethal(2)03659: MDGKAYTEKPKNPRAGANVFSVLTFAWVLRIFMLGYRRDLEITDLYTPLKEHTSSIIGTKLSNAWDKECEAYQRRLEKSKSLKKVKEPSLMKVLIKVFGFEVLLYGIIMAIFELVLRVLQPLLLGRLLHYFNSTDVDKGYAYGVAVGVILCSAVNVFATHMFMMGIMHMGMKIRVACCSLIYRKTLKMTRTALGETTIGQAVNLLSNDVNRFDVSIIFLHYLWLGPVETIILTYVMWDLVGIGVSSIIGVATLLMFIPLQVWLGKKASVLRLKTAMRTDERVRLTNEIVTGIQAIKMYTWENPFSALIDKARRKEINVIRWASYIRGVTLSFTIFSTRLSLFITVLAYVLLGDTIKAEIVFVITAYYNSLRNCMTVFFPNGVTQVAEAIVSIKRLQKFLMYEELTHPEIEAKNDSKSNPKTFDNKDLKNYDKNSAKENNEENWKENNKENEKKSNKDDLIEQKSGYTTINQHSISIENGSAKWLEYERQDTLQNINMQVRPGELIAIVGQVGSGKSSLLNVILRELRLQEGSIQINGKIVYASQEPWLFAGSVRQNILFGRKMDKIRYDRVTKVCQLKRDFTLLPYGDKTIVGERGISLSGGQRARINLARAVYAEADIYLMDDPLSAVDAHVGKHMFEECIDKYLRGKTRILVTHQLQYLTNVGKIIVLKDGAIQAQGTYDELGSMGIDFGRLLESQADSDEKTSQPPSASVSRSNSRTASITSLSSFETNGTSTQKEPEEVAETRTAGSISGQVFTDYFRAGGNWCIIFLVALLCILAQLTASGGDYFLSAWTKIEEKYMNKTDDVIVENPEAAFTRMQCIYIFTALIVLTICFTLIRSFFFFWTSMQASIHLHDRMFRSISRATMRFFNTNTSGRILNRFSKDVGAVDELLPTAFIDSIQIGLTLLGIIVVVAVANVWLLIPTVVIGIIFYYLRIFYLTTSRNIKRLEGVTRSPVFAHLSATLQGLPTIRAFEAEEILTKEFDNHQDLHSSAWFLFIGSSRAFGFWLDVFCVIYIIFVTLSFLVLNFYDPGTHDGARVGLAITQSIGLTGMFQWGMRQSAELENQMTSVERILEYNKVESEPPLESAPGKKPNAEWPPEGKIEFKNVFLRYAPLEPPVLKNLSFVILPREKIGIVGRTGAGKSSLIQAVFRLAEIDGLIEIDQIDTASIGLHDLRSKISIIPQEPFLFSGTLRRNLDPFDMYMDAPLWQALEEVELKEMGLEAHVNEGGSNLSVGQRQLVCLARAIVRNNPILVLDEATANVDPRTDELIQTTIRNKFEKCTVLTIAHRLNTVMDSDRILVMDAGTAVEFDHPYVLLQKETGYLKSMVQETGKAMAEALIAIARECYEKRGFTSL, encoded by the exons ATGGACGGGAAAGCATACACTGAGAAACCGAAGAATCCCAGGGCGGGCGCCAACGTCTTCAGCGTCCTGACGTTCGC TTGGGTCCTACGCATTTTCATGCTGGGTTACCGCAGAGATCTTGAAATAACTGATTTGTACACACCGCTTAAAGAGCATACAAGTAGTATTATTGGTACTAAACTATCGAACGCCTGGGATAAAGAATGTGAGGCGTATCAGCGCAGGTTGGAGAAGAGCAAATCGCTGAAGAAAGTCAAGGAGCCCAGCCTGATGAAAGTTCTTATTAAGGTTTTCGGCTTCGAGGTTCTATTGTATGGGATTATTATGGCAATCTTCGAGCTCGTACTCAG GGTGCTGCAGCCTTTATTACTAGGTCGATTGCTGCACTATTTCAACAGCACGGACGTTGACAAGGGATACGCGTACGGTGTCGCCGTCGGCGTGATTCTGTGCTCCGCTGTCAACGTGTTCGCCACCCATATGTTCATGATGGGTATCATGCATATGGGCATGAAGATTCGCGTGGCCTGCTGCTCGCTCATTTATCGCAAAACCTTGAAGATGACCAGGACCGCACTGGGTGAAACGACAATCGGCCAGGCGGTTAATTTGCTGTCCAACGACGTTAACAGATTCGATGTTAGTATCATATTTCTCCATTATTTGTGGCTCGGACCAGTGGAGACTATTATCCTCACATACGTCATGTGGGACCTGGTTGGCATTGGAGTATCGTCTATCATTGGTGTCGCTACTTTGTTGATGTTTATTCCTTTACAAG TGTGGCTGGGTAAAAAGGCGTCAGTGCTGAGATTAAAAACCGCCATGAGGACTGACGAGAGGGTGCGATTGACGAATGAGATTGTCACCGGAATCCAAGCTATCAAGATGTACACCTGGGAGAATCCGTTCAGCGCACTCATAGACAAAGCAAGAAG GAAGGAAATTAATGTCATCCGATGGGCGTCGTATATTAGAGGTGTCACCCTGTCGTTCACCATCTTCTCCACGAGGCTATCGCTGTTCATTACAGTGCTGGCTTACGTGCTGCTCGGAGATACGATAAAGGCCGAGATAGTGTTCGTCATAACCGCCTACTATAACAGTTTACGGAACTGTATGACTGTTTTCTTTCCGAATG GTGTAACGCAGGTAGCGGAAGCGATAGTATCTATAAAACGATTGCAAAAGTTTTTGATGTATGAAGAATTAACACATCCCGAAATCGAAGCGAAGAATGACAGTAAAAGTAACCCGAAGACGTTTGACAATAAGGACCTGAAGAACTATGACAAGAATAGTGCTAAGGAAAATAATGAAGAGAACTGGAAGGAAAATAACAAGGAAAACGAGAAAAAAAGTAACAAGGATGATCTGATCGAACAGAAGAGCGGCTACACGACTATAAACCAGCACAGTATTTCAATTGAGAATGGCAGCGCCAAGTGGCTGGAGTATGAGCGCCAAGACACTTTGCAGAATATCAATATGCAAGTGCGTCCCGGTGAACTGATTGCCATCGTCGGGCAGGTCGGCTCGGGCAAAAGCAGTCTACTGAACGTCATCCTGAGAGAACTACGTTTGCAGGAAGGCTCCATTCAA ATTAATGGTAAGATTGTTTATGCCAGTCAAGAACCATGGTTATTCGCCGGATCGGTAAGACAGAATATTCTATTTGGACGAAAGATGGATAAAATTCGGTACGATCGCGTGACTAAAGTGTGTCAGTTAAAAAGAGATTTTACTCTACTGCCTTATGGCGATAAGACGATTGTAGGCGAGAGGGGTATCAGTTTATCCGGTGGTCAACGTGCAAG GATAAACTTGGCTAGAGCTGTTTACGCCGAGGCTGACATATATCTCATGGACGATCCTTTGAGCGCCGTAGACGCCCATGTGGGCAAGCACATGTTTGAAGAATGCATTGACAAATATCTACGAGGCAAGACTCGGATTCTCGTGACTCATCAATTGCAGTACTTGACCAACGTCGGTAAAATTATCGTTTTGAAGGATGGAGCCATCCAGGCTCAAGG CACTTATGACGAGTTGGGTTCTATGGGGATAGATTTCGGTCGATTGTTGGAGAGCCAAGCGGATTCAGACGAAAAAACTTCTCAACCTCCATCAGCTTCCGTTAGTCGTAGCAATTCACGTACCGCCAGTATCACGTCACTGAGTTCCTTCGAGACGAACGGTACTTCGACACAGAAAGAACCTGAAGAG GTAGCTGAGACGCGAACGGCAGGCAGTATTTCCGGACAAGTGTTCACGGATTACTTCCGCGCAGGTGGCAACTGGTGCATTATATTTTTGGTGGCGTTATTGTGCATACTTGCACAATTAACGGCCAGTGGCGGCGATTACTTTCTTTCGGCATGGACTAAAATAGAGGAAAAATAT atgaaTAAAACGGATGACGTCATTGTAGAAAATCCAGAAGCTGCTTTCACTCGCATGCAGTGCATCTACATCTTCACCGCGCTGATCGTATTGACAATTTGCTTTACCTTAATCCGttcattcttcttcttctggACTTCCATGCAGGCTTCGATACATCTGCACGATCGTATGTTTCGCAGTATCAGTCGCGCCACTATGAGATTCTTCAACACCAACACATCGGGACGTATACTTAATCGCTTCTCCAAGGATGTAGGCGCGGTAGACGAATTGCTACCTACTGCGTTTATTGACAGTATCCAAATTGGTCTGACGCTGTTGGGTATCATTGTTGTAGTTGCTGTAGCAAACGTCTGGCTTTTAATACCTACGGTAGTTATCggtattatcttttattatctgAGGATTTTCTACCTGACTACCAGTCGTAACATCAAGCGTCTCGAAGGCGTCA cCCGCTCGCCGGTCTTCGCTCACTTGAGCGCGACTCTTCAAGGACTCCCGACGATCCGCGCGTTTGAAGCAGAAGAGATCCTTACAAAGGAGTTTGATAATCACCAAGATCTCCATTCGTCCGCGTGGTTTCTCTTTATTGGGTCGTCGCGCGCCTTCGGCTTTTGGTTGGACGTTTTCTGTGTAATATACATCATATTCGTCACGCTGAGTTTCCTCGTACTGAATTTCTACGATCCGGGCACGCATGACGGTGCAAGGGTAGGTCTAGCGATCACGCAGAGTATCGGTCTTACCGGCATGTTCCAGTGGGGTATGCGCCAGAGTGCCGAGCTGGAGAATCAGATGACCTCAGTAGAGCGCATCTTGGAATACAA CAAAGTGGAGAGTGAGCCTCCTCTCGAGAGCGCCCCCGGTAAAAAGCCCAACGCCGAGTGGCCGCCGGAAGGCAAAATCGAGTTCAAAAACGTTTTTCTTCGCTACGCACCACTAGAACCGCCAGTGCTTAAAAACCTCAGCTTCGTCATCTTACCGCGGGAGAAAATCGGCATTGTCGGCAGGACTGGCGCCGGCAAGTCATCCCTGATTCAGGCGGTCTTCCGCTTGGCCGAAATAGACGGTCTAATCGAGATTGACCAAATCGATACTGCCTCTATCGGTCTGCACGATCTGCGCTCCAAGATCAGTATCATCCCGCAGGAACCGTTTCTGTTCTCCGGCACCCTGCGACGAAATCTCGACCCGTTCGACATGTACATGGACGCTCCGCTGTGGCAAGCTCTCGAGGAAGTCGAGTTGAAAGAAATGGGCCTGGAGGCTCACGTCAACGAGGGCGGTTCCAATCTCAGCGTCGGTCAACGGCAGCTGGTTTGCCTGGCACGCGCCATCGTTAGAAACAACCCGATACTCGTGCTGGACGAGGCAACCGCGAATGTGGATCCCCGAACGGATGAGCTGATCCAGACGACGATCAGAAACAAGTTCGAAAAATGTACAGTGCTAACAATCGCCCATCGGCTCAATACTGTCATGGACAGCGATCGCATCTTGGTGATGGACGCCGGCACCGCGGTG GAATTCGATCATCCCTATGTGCTGCTGCAGAAGGAGACAGGCTACCTGAAGAGTATGGTGCAGGAGACCGGCAAGGCAATGGCGGAAGCTCTAATCGCGATCGCCCGCGAGTGCTATGAAAAACGTGGGTTCACGTCGCTTTGA